In the genome of Streptomyces violaceoruber, the window CGAGCTGCGCGCCCTCGGTCCCCGGCGGCACCGCCCGCAGGGTCCGCTCCAGCCAGGCCGACACCTGGGGCGTGGGCGCCTCCAGGAGGGCGTCGCCGTCCGGGCTGCTCAGCGCGACGAGTACGACGCTGCGGCCCTCCGTCTTCGACGGCCACACCCGCACGTCCCCGTGCCCGGACGGCCGGAAGACGCCCTCCACCAGAAGGTCGCGGGCGAACGTCCAGTGCACCGGGTGGCCGGAGTCGATGTGGAAGGTGATGTGCACGGCGTAGGGATCGTCCGTGTGGTAGCCGAGCCGGGCCGGCACCGGAATGCCGCTCTCGGGCGACAGGACGAGCCTGAGCTCCAGCTCGCGTTCCACGACGGTGGGGCCGGTGGGGTTGGTGTGCATGGCGGGTTCCTCTCCCGAGTCTCGTACGTCCTTGCGTGGAGAGACCGGCCCGAGCCCGAAGCATTACGCGGGTTCGTGGAATTTTTTTCCGCACTCCTGACCGGGGCTCGGCCCGGATGTGAAGGTCCCGGCACGAGGTTGCCCGGAAAGGGGCGGGTACGGCGGGACCGGCGGTGCGGATTGCGCCCGTCTGATAGATGTTGAGGCCCCTCTATCAACCCCCGAGCAGATACGGGACGACGGACATGAGCGCCCCAACCCCGGCCCCCGGCGACGACAGGCCCCGCGAGGGGTATTACCCGGACCCCTCCATTCCCGGATACGTCCGGTACTGGAACGGCGCCTCCTGGGTGGCGGGCACGAGCCGCCCCGCCCCCAAGGACGGCGAGCCGCTCGCGCCCCCGCCCGGCGCGCGGCCCTCCGTCGAGGAGACCGGTCCGCACTTCTTCGACGAGGACCCGGTCGAGGACCCGCCGCCCGCCGCCGCGTCCCAGCACGGCAGTCGTCCGGAGTCCGCCGCGGCCTGGACCGCCGACCGCTCCGCCCCGTCCGGTCCCGCCGACGCCCCGGAGCGGCGCGGCGCCTGGCCGGGCGCGGCACGGGGCGCGGACCCGCGGGTCCCGCACGCCCGGCAGGCGGCACCGCCCGCCGACGGTGCCGCGGGCGACCCCCGCGCCGGGGCCGCGGGCTCCGGCACGGCGGGCACGGCGGCGGGCTCAGAGGGCTCGGCGGGCGGTGACCGTCCCGCCCAGGACGCCGCGGCCGCCTCCGGCACGGCGCGTCCGGACGCCCCGGCGGGCGCCGCGCCCGGCGGGGCGGAGGCCGAGGCCGGCAACACCTTCGTCTTCCGCCGGCCCACGGCGGGACGGCAGGACGCCCCCGCGCCCGCCGCCGCGCAGGACGAGGGCACCATGACCTTCCGCGCGGTCACCCCGCGCACGGGCCCGCGCCCAGGCGGCCCCGGTTCTTCCGGTCCTGCTTCGTCCGGTCCCGGTCCTCTTCCCGGCTCGGGTTCCGGTTCCGGTCCTGTGCCCGGCGCCGGTGCCGGTGCCGGTTCCGGACCCGGCTTCGGTGCGGGCAAGGCGGCGGCCGCGCGGGCCGCCGCCGCACAGGCTCCGACGCCCGCCGCCCCCGCGGTGCCCCACCAGGCGCCCCCGCCGCAGCCGGCCGCCTCCGCGCCGGTCGCGGCGGGCGGTCCCGGCGGCGGCCAGACCTCCTGGGCGCAGCAGGTGCACCGGCTGGCCGGGGCGGGCGGGGACGAGCAGCCCGTCGCACCGTGGAAGCCGCCGGTCGAGGACGTGTTCCAGGCCGCCGCCCGCCGCCAGGCCGCGGCCCGGCCCGCCGGGCTCGGCAAGCGGCTGGCCGCCCGGCTGATCGACACGGTGGTCCTCGGGGCCGTAGCCGCCGTCGCCGCCGTACCTCTCGGCATCAAGGCGGTCGACCACGTCAACGACAAGATCGACGAGGCGAAGCTCTCCGGCGAGACCGTCACGGTCTGGCTGCTGGACGGCACGACGTCCACGTACCTGGGCATCGTGCTCGCGGTCCTGCTGCTCTTCGGCGTCGTCTACGAGGCGCTGCCGACCGCCAAGTGGGGCCGCACCCTGGGCAAGAAGCTGCTCGGGCTCGAGGTCCGGGACATCGAGGCCCACGAGCCGCCGGCCTTCGGCGCGGCCCTGCGCCGCTGGCTGGTCTACAGCGTCCCCGGACTCCTCGCCGTCGGCGTGGTCGGCGTCCTGTGGTGCCTGTTCGACCGCCCCTGGCACCAGTGCTGGCACGACAAGGCCGCCAACACGTTCGTCGCGGGCTAGCTCGGCGGGTGGGTCGGGGGAGCGGGGGGTTCGTTTTCGGGTGCGGCTGCGTCGTGGTTGCTCGTGCAGTTCCCCGCGCCCCTTTCAGGGGCGTTCAGTGCACGTACCTCAAGGGGCGCGGGGAACTGCGCGACCAGCCCCCGCGCACCCGCACCCGAAAACGAACCGTCGCTACTCCAGACGGACGCTCGCCGGATGCGCCGTAATGGACCCCGAGGTCCACTCGGGACATGAGCAGCGAACCGCCGGAAGACGACCCGCTGAGGAAGAACCCCTACGACAGCCCGCCCCCGCCCCCCGGCGGAGGCGGCCCTTACGGCGGTCCCCCGCCCCCCGGCGGCGGAGGTCCCTACGGTGGGCCTCCGCCCGGCGGCGGCGGACCCTACGGCGGTGGCCCTTACGGCGGTGGCGGCCACCCCGCCGATCCGCTGGCGGGGATGCCCCCGCTCGCCGACAGCGGGCGGCGCACGCTCGCGCGGATCATCGACATGATCCTCGTGGGCATCGTGGTCTGGTTGCTCAGCTGGGCCTTCAACGTCCAGGAGTACACGGTGGACGGCGACGAGGTCTCGGTCGGCAAGTCCTTCGGGCAGTCCGTGATCGCCGCCGTGCTCTACATCGCGTACGACACCTACATGACCACGCGGACGGGCCAGACCCTCGGCAAGAAGTGGCTCGGGATGCGGGTGGCCAACCTGGACAACGGCGCGACGCCCTCGGTGCAGACGTCGCTGATCCGCGCCCTGGTGCTGTGGATCCCGTTCGCGTTCTGCTGCGCCTGCGTGTGGACGATCATCGCGGGCGGCTGGAGCTTCTTCGACAAGCCCTACAAACAGGGCCTGCACGACAAGGCGGCCAAGACGGTCGTGGTCAGCACGCGCTGACGGACCCGGACGCTCAGGCGGCCCGCCCGCGCGTCGCCTCGCCCGCACCCGCGGAGACCCGGGCCGCCGCGGGCACCCGCGCCGGTTCCCGGTCCACGCCGATGCGGCGGGGCGGCACGGCGCTCACCGCGCGCGTCCTGGGCTGGGGGACCGTCATGGCGACCAGCAGCCCGAGGGCGAGGGCCGCGACGGCGATGAGGGCGACTCCGGGACCCGAACTCGTCCGCGACAGCAGCAGCATGGCGAGTGTCGAGAAGATCACGGTGCACGTACCGTAGGCGAACTGTGCGGCAGTCGGACGGGGCATGGCCATCGTGTCCTCGGGGAGGCAATCATGGGGGTGAGACAGGTTGCCGGCCTGGCTTTCCGCCGGTCTCCGGGCGTTCCGCCAAGCGACTCTAACCCGCTGTGTGCCCGAGCGGAACCGGTACTAAGCCCGACCTAACCGGCACGGCCGATGCACGGGGGGCGCACGGATTCATGACGTCCGGGAAGTGGACGGTCCCGCGCGCCCGTCGGAGGCCGGCCGGGCCCCGACGTACCGGGCTCAGGTCACGATCCGGTGTCCGCAAAGCGAACGGCGGCTCCGCATAGTGCACTTGTTCTGCT includes:
- a CDS encoding RDD family protein, whose amino-acid sequence is MSSEPPEDDPLRKNPYDSPPPPPGGGGPYGGPPPPGGGGPYGGPPPGGGGPYGGGPYGGGGHPADPLAGMPPLADSGRRTLARIIDMILVGIVVWLLSWAFNVQEYTVDGDEVSVGKSFGQSVIAAVLYIAYDTYMTTRTGQTLGKKWLGMRVANLDNGATPSVQTSLIRALVLWIPFAFCCACVWTIIAGGWSFFDKPYKQGLHDKAAKTVVVSTR
- a CDS encoding SsgA family sporulation/cell division regulator; protein product: MHTNPTGPTVVERELELRLVLSPESGIPVPARLGYHTDDPYAVHITFHIDSGHPVHWTFARDLLVEGVFRPSGHGDVRVWPSKTEGRSVVLVALSSPDGDALLEAPTPQVSAWLERTLRAVPPGTEGAQLGIDDGLAELLAR
- a CDS encoding RDD family protein, producing the protein MSAPTPAPGDDRPREGYYPDPSIPGYVRYWNGASWVAGTSRPAPKDGEPLAPPPGARPSVEETGPHFFDEDPVEDPPPAAASQHGSRPESAAAWTADRSAPSGPADAPERRGAWPGAARGADPRVPHARQAAPPADGAAGDPRAGAAGSGTAGTAAGSEGSAGGDRPAQDAAAASGTARPDAPAGAAPGGAEAEAGNTFVFRRPTAGRQDAPAPAAAQDEGTMTFRAVTPRTGPRPGGPGSSGPASSGPGPLPGSGSGSGPVPGAGAGAGSGPGFGAGKAAAARAAAAQAPTPAAPAVPHQAPPPQPAASAPVAAGGPGGGQTSWAQQVHRLAGAGGDEQPVAPWKPPVEDVFQAAARRQAAARPAGLGKRLAARLIDTVVLGAVAAVAAVPLGIKAVDHVNDKIDEAKLSGETVTVWLLDGTTSTYLGIVLAVLLLFGVVYEALPTAKWGRTLGKKLLGLEVRDIEAHEPPAFGAALRRWLVYSVPGLLAVGVVGVLWCLFDRPWHQCWHDKAANTFVAG